One Streptomyces sp. NBC_00102 DNA segment encodes these proteins:
- a CDS encoding substrate-binding domain-containing protein, whose product MSVNSAHPRRTRTLTALSALALSALLASGCAQAGTAGSDASDSGGAKTVQVGLVYSKTGPLAAYGKQYIEGFRAGLEYATQGTGKAGGRTIEVTERDDAGDASKAVAAGKDLIGKGAKIIAGSTDSGIALQMAPLAAQNKVLFIDGPAATDAVTGINRYTFRSGRQSYQDTLTAAAMLGDAKGKKVTVLAQDSTFGQANVAAVKAVLGGEGAQVSSVLAPPSATDLTPFARQVKSAGPDLVFVAWAGATAPALWTALDQQGVLAASTVTTGLAGTASYPVFGSGGEKITFLAHYFAGAAGTEAEKAMTASVEKAGGTPDLFTPDGFSAAQMIVRAVEEGGGDVDAMVKALEGWTFEGVKGEQRIRAEDHAMLQPMFQAKLKGSGATAVPELIKKLPMGDVVPPVKPLAG is encoded by the coding sequence ATGTCCGTCAACTCAGCCCACCCCCGCCGCACAAGAACCCTCACCGCCCTCTCCGCCCTCGCGCTCTCCGCGCTCCTCGCCTCGGGCTGCGCCCAGGCGGGCACGGCTGGTTCCGACGCCTCGGACTCCGGCGGAGCCAAGACCGTCCAGGTCGGCCTCGTCTACTCCAAGACCGGTCCGCTCGCCGCCTACGGCAAGCAGTACATCGAGGGGTTCAGGGCCGGACTGGAGTACGCCACCCAGGGCACCGGCAAGGCCGGCGGCCGGACCATCGAGGTGACCGAACGCGACGACGCGGGCGACGCCTCCAAGGCGGTCGCCGCGGGCAAGGACCTCATCGGCAAGGGCGCCAAGATCATCGCAGGCTCCACCGACTCCGGCATCGCCCTCCAGATGGCCCCGCTCGCCGCCCAGAACAAGGTGCTCTTCATCGACGGCCCTGCCGCCACCGACGCGGTCACCGGCATCAACAGGTACACCTTCCGGTCCGGCCGCCAGTCCTACCAGGACACCCTGACCGCCGCGGCGATGCTCGGCGACGCCAAGGGAAAGAAGGTCACCGTCCTCGCCCAGGACTCCACCTTCGGCCAGGCCAACGTGGCCGCGGTCAAGGCCGTCCTCGGCGGCGAGGGCGCCCAGGTGTCGTCGGTGCTCGCACCGCCGAGCGCCACCGACCTGACCCCGTTCGCCCGCCAGGTCAAGTCCGCAGGGCCCGACCTGGTCTTCGTCGCCTGGGCCGGAGCCACCGCTCCCGCGCTGTGGACGGCGCTCGACCAGCAGGGGGTCCTCGCCGCGTCCACCGTCACCACCGGGCTCGCGGGCACCGCCTCGTACCCCGTCTTCGGTTCAGGCGGCGAGAAGATCACCTTCCTCGCCCACTACTTCGCGGGCGCGGCCGGCACCGAAGCCGAGAAGGCCATGACCGCCTCGGTCGAGAAGGCGGGCGGCACCCCCGACCTGTTCACGCCGGACGGCTTCAGCGCCGCGCAGATGATCGTGCGCGCGGTCGAGGAGGGCGGCGGCGACGTGGACGCCATGGTGAAGGCCCTGGAGGGCTGGACGTTCGAGGGCGTCAAGGGCGAGCAGCGGATCCGCGCGGAGGACCACGCCATGCTCCAGCCGATGTTCCAGGCGAAGCTCAAGGGCAGCGGCGCCACCGCGGTGCCCGAGCTGATCAAGAAGCTCCCGATGGGCGACGTCGTTCCTCCCGTCAAGCCGCTGGCGGGCTGA